One Succinispira mobilis DSM 6222 genomic window carries:
- a CDS encoding DUF342 domain-containing protein translates to MNKEIISIEDQEAVIEVYFEEDGAYVKLNAAINNKGAAYNKVIELLQEKNFKDVELDKLLNLLDASDAQEKTLIATNPIIPEPKLIINVSPDRLTAYLTIIVEKGARSVTKEDIAVALEKAKISYGIVQELVNEPDKIPLGEQVLIAQGQAGSKPKDAELKIYFNTDELGRPKKLEDGRVDYRDLNLFIQVKQDEVLAEKIPAELGVESIDVRGAVSKVANPKDFMLKAGSNVRIENNKVLANCAGQVIYKNNVFSVVQHIEIKSDIGPATGNITVDVNVTIKGSVLTGYFVKTIGDVLVEGGVQGGSVQANNLVVMRGIQGSGDNKIISSGNITTLFVENADIQVSGDLLVYDSVLNSNIKAGGSILIGERGKGIVSGGNIMAGETVAAKVIGNVFATVSNIEVGNNPLLKMEYEELKKQLNIDQVELDKIQKTLKFLQDIDVSSLPKEKRETFFKLTRNQFKLLGEIEKSKSRIIEIEATLNNSKKGSIKVQNMLYPGVKIIVGTTIFKVNEPLTYVTLREQEKEISISPYS, encoded by the coding sequence ATGAATAAAGAAATAATTAGCATAGAAGATCAAGAAGCTGTTATTGAAGTGTACTTTGAAGAAGATGGTGCTTATGTAAAACTTAATGCGGCAATAAATAATAAAGGTGCCGCATATAATAAAGTTATTGAACTTTTGCAGGAGAAAAATTTTAAAGACGTAGAGCTTGATAAATTGCTGAATTTACTAGATGCTAGTGATGCTCAAGAAAAAACTTTAATTGCGACAAATCCCATAATCCCCGAACCCAAACTAATAATAAATGTTTCTCCAGACAGACTAACAGCTTATCTAACTATTATCGTCGAAAAGGGTGCGCGGTCAGTAACCAAAGAGGATATTGCTGTAGCTTTGGAAAAAGCAAAAATTAGCTATGGAATTGTTCAAGAACTAGTAAATGAACCAGATAAAATTCCTTTAGGTGAACAAGTTTTAATTGCTCAAGGACAGGCTGGGTCTAAGCCCAAAGATGCGGAATTGAAGATTTACTTTAATACAGATGAACTAGGCCGACCTAAAAAACTTGAAGATGGTCGGGTGGATTATCGTGATTTGAATTTGTTTATTCAAGTTAAACAAGATGAAGTTTTAGCTGAAAAAATACCGGCCGAATTAGGTGTAGAATCAATAGATGTGCGTGGTGCAGTATCTAAGGTTGCAAATCCAAAAGACTTTATGCTAAAAGCTGGTAGCAATGTAAGAATTGAAAATAATAAAGTGTTGGCAAACTGTGCAGGACAGGTTATTTATAAAAATAATGTGTTTAGTGTAGTGCAACATATCGAAATAAAAAGTGATATTGGGCCAGCTACTGGCAATATCACTGTTGATGTTAATGTTACTATTAAAGGAAGTGTTTTGACAGGTTATTTTGTGAAAACTATCGGCGATGTTTTGGTTGAAGGTGGGGTTCAAGGCGGTTCAGTACAAGCAAATAATCTAGTAGTAATGCGGGGAATTCAAGGTAGCGGAGACAATAAGATAATATCTAGTGGCAATATAACTACGCTGTTTGTGGAGAATGCGGATATTCAAGTAAGTGGTGATTTATTGGTATATGATAGTGTTTTAAATAGTAATATCAAAGCGGGGGGAAGCATTTTAATAGGTGAACGGGGTAAAGGTATTGTTTCAGGTGGCAATATCATGGCAGGAGAAACAGTAGCTGCGAAGGTTATTGGCAATGTTTTTGCAACTGTTTCGAATATTGAAGTTGGCAATAATCCTCTACTAAAAATGGAATATGAAGAATTGAAAAAGCAATTGAATATAGATCAAGTAGAGTTAGATAAAATACAAAAAACATTGAAATTTTTGCAAGATATTGATGTTAGCAGTTTACCTAAAGAAAAACGCGAGACATTTTTTAAATTGACGCGGAATCAATTTAAACTTTTAGGCGAAATTGAAAAGTCAAAAAGTCGAATAATTGAAATTGAGGCAACACTAAATAATTCTAAAAAGGGTAGTATAAAGGTACAAAATATGTTGTATCCTGGAGTAAAAATTATTGTTGGCACAACGATTTTTAAAGTTAATGAGCCCTTAACTTACGTTACTTTAAGAGAGCAAGAAAAAGAAATTAGTATATCTCCTTATAGCTAG
- the rpsB gene encoding 30S ribosomal protein S2, whose product MAIISMKQLLEAGVHFGHQTRRWNPKMKTYIFTERNGIYIIDLQKTVKKVEEAYNFVRDVAMSGEKILFVGTKKQAQEAMKEEALRSNMFFVNERWLGGMLTNFQTIQKRIDRLRDLERMEADGTFDVLPKKEVLSLRHEMDRLDKFLGGIKDMKGLPGALFVVDPRKERIAILEARKLGIPVVAIIDTNCDPDEVDYPIPGNDDAIRAVKLIAAKMCDAILEGRQGEQLEEAVTEEISE is encoded by the coding sequence ATGGCAATTATTTCCATGAAACAATTATTAGAAGCAGGGGTTCATTTCGGTCATCAAACAAGACGTTGGAACCCAAAAATGAAAACTTATATTTTTACTGAGCGTAATGGTATTTATATCATTGACCTACAAAAAACAGTAAAAAAAGTAGAAGAAGCATACAACTTTGTGCGCGATGTAGCGATGAGTGGTGAAAAAATTCTATTTGTTGGTACTAAAAAACAAGCTCAAGAGGCAATGAAAGAAGAAGCACTTCGTTCAAATATGTTTTTCGTAAATGAAAGATGGTTGGGCGGGATGTTGACAAACTTCCAAACTATTCAAAAACGAATTGATCGTTTACGCGACCTAGAAAGAATGGAAGCAGATGGTACTTTTGACGTATTGCCTAAAAAAGAAGTATTGTCTTTGCGTCATGAAATGGATCGTCTAGATAAATTCTTAGGCGGTATTAAAGATATGAAAGGTCTTCCAGGCGCATTGTTTGTTGTAGACCCACGTAAAGAGCGCATTGCTATACTTGAAGCACGCAAACTAGGAATTCCAGTTGTAGCTATTATCGATACTAACTGTGATCCTGATGAAGTTGATTATCCAATTCCAGGTAATGATGATGCAATTCGTGCGGTAAAATTAATTGCTGCAAAAATGTGCGATGCTATTTTAGAAGGTAGACAAGGCGAACAACTAGAAGAAGCTGTTACTGAAGAAATTTCTGAGTAA
- the tsf gene encoding translation elongation factor Ts, with amino-acid sequence MITSAMVKELRERSGAGMMDCKKALTETNGDVEKAIDFLREKGLAAAAKKASRVAAEGIVEAYIHGAGRIGVLLEVNCETDFVAKTEGFRGLARDIAMQVAANNPLYVAREEVAEELLQHERDVLRAQALNEGKPEKIVDKMVEGRIEKYYKEVCLLEQPFIKNPDITVKELITESIAKIGENINVRRFVRFQLGDGIEKQENDFAAEVMSFVK; translated from the coding sequence ATGATTACAAGTGCTATGGTAAAAGAATTGCGTGAACGCTCTGGGGCGGGCATGATGGATTGTAAAAAAGCATTGACTGAAACAAACGGCGATGTTGAAAAAGCAATTGACTTTTTAAGAGAAAAAGGCTTGGCTGCGGCTGCTAAAAAAGCTAGTCGTGTTGCGGCTGAAGGTATCGTAGAAGCTTACATTCACGGAGCAGGTCGCATTGGTGTACTTTTAGAAGTAAACTGCGAAACAGACTTTGTTGCTAAAACTGAAGGTTTTAGAGGTTTAGCTAGAGATATTGCTATGCAAGTTGCTGCTAATAATCCACTTTATGTTGCTCGTGAAGAAGTAGCTGAAGAATTATTGCAACACGAACGTGATGTACTTCGTGCACAAGCTTTAAATGAAGGCAAACCAGAAAAAATCGTAGATAAAATGGTAGAAGGACGTATTGAAAAATACTATAAAGAAGTTTGCTTGTTGGAGCAACCATTTATTAAAAATCCAGATATCACAGTGAAAGAATTGATTACTGAAAGTATTGCTAAAATTGGTGAAAACATTAACGTACGTCGTTTTGTTAGATTCCAACTTGGTGATGGTATCGAAAAGCAAGAAAATGATTTTGCAGCAGAAGTAATGTCTTTCGTAAAATAA
- the pyrH gene encoding UMP kinase — MNEFKRVVIKLSGEALAGDKGYGIDPVVVENIAKEIKKISELGLEIAIVNGGGNIWRGLSGSAKGMDRATADYMGMLATVINSLALQDALENQGVNTRVQTAIEMRQVAEPYIRRKAIRHMEKGRVVIFASGTGNPYFSTDTTAALRAAEIEADAILMGKQNVDGVYDSDPKINAAAIKFDCLQYIEVIQRGLGIMDSTAISLCMDNNIPIIVFNIDDPENIYRVAKGEKIGTIVGGK, encoded by the coding sequence ATGAATGAATTTAAAAGAGTTGTTATAAAGTTGAGTGGAGAAGCTTTAGCTGGCGATAAAGGTTATGGCATTGATCCTGTGGTTGTAGAAAATATTGCTAAAGAGATTAAAAAAATTAGTGAGTTAGGTTTAGAAATAGCGATAGTTAATGGTGGCGGCAATATTTGGCGTGGTTTATCTGGGAGTGCTAAAGGAATGGATAGGGCAACGGCCGATTATATGGGTATGTTAGCTACTGTTATCAATTCTTTGGCCTTACAAGATGCTTTAGAAAATCAAGGTGTAAATACTCGAGTGCAGACGGCAATTGAAATGCGTCAAGTTGCAGAACCGTATATTAGAAGAAAAGCAATTAGACATATGGAAAAAGGCCGAGTAGTTATTTTTGCTTCAGGTACAGGAAATCCTTATTTTTCAACAGACACAACAGCGGCTTTACGGGCAGCTGAAATTGAAGCAGATGCTATCTTAATGGGTAAGCAAAATGTTGATGGAGTATATGATTCTGATCCTAAAATTAATGCTGCGGCAATTAAATTTGATTGTTTACAATACATCGAAGTTATTCAACGTGGCTTAGGTATTATGGATTCTACAGCAATTAGCTTGTGCATGGATAATAATATTCCGATTATTGTTTTTAATATTGATGATCCTGAAAACATTTATCGCGTGGCCAAAGGGGAAAAAATTGGCACGATTGTAGGAGGAAAATAG
- the frr gene encoding ribosome recycling factor has product MSVAEIRTNHENKMKKALDVLKHDLASVRAGRANPSILEKVMVDYYGTPTAVNQLANVTVPEPRMIVIQPWEKNLLKDIEKAIMKSDLGLNPNNDGSVIRLNIPQLTEQRRQEIVKSVSKKVEDSKVAIRNIRRDANDCIKKLEKDKEIAQDESKKAQEDMQKLTDKYIKIADEIYQLKEKEIVEV; this is encoded by the coding sequence ATGAGTGTAGCAGAAATTAGAACTAACCATGAAAATAAAATGAAAAAAGCATTAGATGTTTTAAAACATGATTTAGCGAGTGTTAGAGCTGGTAGAGCCAATCCATCTATTTTAGAAAAAGTAATGGTTGACTATTATGGTACTCCTACTGCAGTAAATCAACTTGCTAATGTCACTGTGCCTGAACCAAGAATGATTGTAATTCAACCTTGGGAAAAAAACTTGTTGAAAGATATTGAAAAAGCAATTATGAAATCTGATTTAGGTTTAAACCCTAATAACGATGGTTCGGTAATTCGTTTGAATATTCCACAGTTAACAGAACAAAGAAGACAAGAAATAGTAAAAAGCGTTAGTAAAAAAGTAGAAGATTCTAAAGTTGCGATAAGAAATATTCGCAGAGATGCAAATGATTGCATTAAAAAGTTAGAAAAAGACAAAGAAATAGCTCAAGATGAAAGCAAAAAAGCACAAGAAGATATGCAAAAATTAACGGATAAATATATAAAAATAGCTGATGAAATTTATCAATTAAAAGAAAAAGAAATAGTAGAGGTTTAA
- a CDS encoding DUF362 domain-containing protein, whose amino-acid sequence MAYKITEECVACGSCAATCPVGAIAEGSPIYVISEEACVECGACASVCPVSAIVAP is encoded by the coding sequence ATGGCTTATAAAATTACAGAAGAGTGTGTTGCTTGCGGTTCTTGTGCAGCAACTTGTCCAGTAGGAGCTATTGCCGAAGGTTCTCCAATTTATGTAATCAGTGAAGAAGCGTGTGTTGAATGTGGTGCGTGCGCGTCTGTTTGTCCAGTAAGCGCAATCGTTGCTCCTTAA
- a CDS encoding isoprenyl transferase — protein sequence MLKRFFSRKPKETIILDNKIDLNNEYSAMKIALDRLPQHVAIIMDGNGRWAKQQGKPRTYGHYVGAETLRKIVKIAQKLNIKALTAYAFSTENWKRPQLEVDILMGLLDKYLTEEIEEFNRNNIKVVFSGNITGLSSKLQAKVQNTLRDTAENTGLVLNLAINYGGRAEILAAVKKVVVDTQAGQLDINNLTEEKFAKYLYTENLPDVDLLIRPGGDMRISNFLLWQIAYAEIWLTDKYWPEFTAELFIQAIQDFQKRDRRFGGLK from the coding sequence ATGTTAAAGAGATTTTTTTCACGTAAGCCAAAAGAAACAATAATTTTGGATAATAAAATCGATCTGAACAATGAATATTCGGCGATGAAAATCGCCTTAGATAGATTGCCGCAACATGTTGCCATAATTATGGATGGCAATGGTCGCTGGGCTAAACAACAAGGTAAACCTAGAACTTATGGACATTATGTTGGCGCTGAAACTTTGCGTAAAATTGTTAAAATTGCGCAGAAACTAAATATAAAGGCTTTGACCGCTTATGCGTTCTCTACAGAAAATTGGAAAAGACCGCAGTTAGAAGTTGATATTTTAATGGGATTGTTGGATAAATATCTGACAGAAGAGATTGAGGAATTTAATCGCAATAATATAAAAGTTGTTTTTAGTGGTAACATTACAGGCTTGTCCAGCAAATTACAAGCTAAGGTTCAAAATACCTTACGAGATACAGCTGAAAATACGGGCTTGGTTTTAAATTTAGCAATAAATTACGGCGGTCGCGCGGAGATATTAGCTGCCGTAAAAAAAGTTGTAGTGGATACACAGGCTGGGCAACTAGATATTAATAATTTGACAGAAGAAAAATTTGCTAAATATTTATATACAGAAAATTTGCCAGACGTTGACCTATTAATTAGACCAGGTGGTGATATGCGCATAAGTAATTTTTTGCTTTGGCAAATTGCTTATGCGGAAATTTGGTTAACAGATAAGTATTGGCCAGAGTTTACAGCGGAATTGTTTATACAAGCAATTCAAGATTTTCAAAAACGCGATCGCCGCTTTGGCGGTCTAAAATAA
- a CDS encoding phosphatidate cytidylyltransferase: protein MLKRILTALIGIPIVAGAIVQGGALFALLAMILSMGAWIELKKMLEKNEIKLLPVGLGANMIVLFVTWQFGLQGLAAGITVTFLSLFVATLSLHKDPAWFEKINYTFWGFFYTGVLPAHFILLREFLPNFILTTSYGNYTFGELVLWLVLLGTWASDTFAYFFGITLGKHKMCPTISPKKSWEGAVAGFIGCLATIVYLGNNFLQMQYQLLIAIGLIVAFFAPIGDLLESVLKRKLQVKDSGNFFPGHGGILDRLDSLIIVLPLIYYLVLLA from the coding sequence GTGCTTAAACGTATTTTAACAGCGCTGATCGGAATTCCAATTGTAGCAGGAGCGATTGTACAAGGGGGAGCACTTTTTGCTTTATTAGCAATGATTTTGTCGATGGGTGCTTGGATAGAATTAAAAAAGATGTTGGAAAAAAATGAAATTAAGCTCTTGCCAGTAGGTTTAGGTGCGAATATGATCGTTTTATTTGTAACTTGGCAATTTGGGTTGCAAGGGTTAGCCGCTGGGATTACAGTAACTTTCCTTAGTTTGTTTGTGGCCACTTTATCTTTACATAAAGATCCTGCTTGGTTTGAAAAAATCAATTATACTTTTTGGGGATTTTTTTATACGGGAGTTTTGCCGGCCCATTTTATTTTATTAAGAGAATTTTTGCCGAATTTTATTTTGACAACTAGTTATGGTAATTATACTTTTGGCGAATTAGTGTTATGGTTGGTGCTATTGGGAACTTGGGCTAGCGATACCTTTGCTTATTTTTTCGGGATAACTTTGGGCAAACATAAAATGTGTCCAACTATTAGTCCCAAAAAATCTTGGGAAGGCGCAGTTGCAGGTTTTATTGGTTGTTTAGCAACTATTGTTTATTTGGGAAATAATTTTTTGCAAATGCAGTACCAATTGTTAATTGCTATTGGCTTAATAGTGGCTTTTTTTGCGCCTATTGGTGATTTACTGGAATCTGTTTTAAAACGTAAGTTGCAGGTAAAAGACTCAGGTAATTTTTTCCCAGGACATGGTGGAATTTTAGACCGTTTGGATAGTTTAATTATTGTTTTGCCGTTGATATATTATTTGGTTTTGTTAGCATAA
- a CDS encoding 1-deoxy-D-xylulose-5-phosphate reductoisomerase: protein MKKLAILGSTGSIGRQSLEVVRANKELFSITALAAGSNVNLLEEQMAEFCPRKVVIADKQVGEQFRANYSGNCQILIGEEYLEELATEPEVDVVLTSVVGFTGLKPTLAAIKAGKTIALANKETLVAAGELVTNLAKKHQVAILPVDSEHSAILQSMQGQDLTAIHRIILTASGGPFRTKTAQELEKVTIADCLKHPNWSMGRKITVDSASLANKGLEVIEARWLFALDYDKIDVVVHPQSIVHSMVEYVDGAVIAQLGIPDMKLPIQYALTYPKRLVAGFGRLDFLKYSNLTFEEPNLGLFPCLDLAYQAGKADGVMPCVFNAANEIAVENFLAGKINFVQIPRVIEAVLSQQENIHDYTFTDILQVDATSRKLATEYIKKSRL from the coding sequence TTGAAAAAATTAGCGATATTGGGAAGCACAGGTTCTATTGGTCGACAAAGTTTAGAAGTGGTTAGAGCCAATAAAGAATTATTTAGCATAACAGCTTTAGCAGCGGGTTCAAATGTAAATCTGCTGGAAGAACAAATGGCGGAATTCTGCCCTAGGAAGGTAGTGATAGCTGATAAACAGGTTGGTGAACAATTTAGAGCTAATTATTCAGGTAATTGCCAAATATTAATCGGGGAAGAATATTTAGAGGAGCTGGCTACCGAACCAGAAGTAGATGTAGTGCTTACTTCAGTTGTTGGTTTTACTGGTTTAAAACCAACACTTGCAGCGATAAAAGCTGGCAAAACAATTGCTTTAGCTAACAAGGAAACTCTAGTAGCAGCAGGTGAATTAGTTACCAACTTAGCTAAAAAACATCAAGTAGCTATTTTGCCAGTCGATAGTGAGCATAGTGCTATTTTACAAAGTATGCAGGGACAAGATTTGACGGCAATACATAGAATTATTCTTACAGCTTCAGGGGGGCCTTTTAGGACTAAAACGGCGCAAGAACTTGAAAAAGTTACGATTGCGGATTGTCTAAAACATCCTAATTGGAGCATGGGGCGTAAAATCACGGTAGATTCTGCGAGTTTGGCAAATAAAGGGCTAGAGGTTATTGAAGCAAGGTGGTTATTTGCTTTAGATTATGATAAAATTGATGTTGTTGTTCATCCTCAAAGTATTGTTCATTCTATGGTTGAGTATGTTGATGGTGCAGTGATAGCCCAACTTGGAATTCCGGATATGAAATTGCCCATTCAATATGCCCTTACTTATCCTAAAAGATTGGTTGCTGGATTTGGGCGCTTGGATTTTTTGAAGTATAGCAATTTAACCTTTGAAGAGCCTAATCTAGGATTATTTCCTTGTTTAGATTTAGCTTATCAAGCTGGGAAAGCCGATGGCGTTATGCCTTGCGTATTCAACGCTGCCAATGAAATAGCTGTAGAGAACTTTTTAGCGGGGAAAATAAATTTTGTGCAAATACCTCGAGTGATCGAAGCTGTATTATCACAACAAGAGAATATTCACGATTATACATTTACAGATATTTTGCAAGTTGATGCAACTAGTCGAAAACTGGCAACTGAATATATAAAAAAATCTAGATTATAG
- the rseP gene encoding RIP metalloprotease RseP gives MITLLATIFVFGLLVFVHELGHFLAAKATGMKVEEFAIGFGPVLYQQRDGETLYSLRLIPLGGFNKIEGMSEEEATDERSFANKPILARMFVIAAGSAMNFILPILLLFVVFMSSGYEKPLEQPIIGKVVQNAPAAQAGLQAGDKVIRINEKSINSWQELVLSLNTNPSNKSLEFTVVSQGQERTVKLLPKYDEKSRRNLIGIMQATELIKPGIGEAAVMSVERTYKVAIGMVDGLFSMLRGKTEAELAGPIGVAQMAGDIARLGIIPLLTFAALLSINLGVINLLPIPVLDGGHLVNLLIEAVRGKALSGKVLYITQMIGFAILMAIMLLATSKDIGKFNIFG, from the coding sequence TTGATTACATTATTAGCAACAATTTTTGTTTTTGGATTATTGGTTTTTGTTCATGAATTAGGGCATTTTTTAGCAGCTAAGGCCACGGGCATGAAGGTTGAGGAATTTGCTATTGGTTTTGGTCCAGTCCTATATCAACAACGTGATGGAGAAACATTATATTCCCTACGATTAATTCCGTTGGGGGGGTTTAATAAAATAGAAGGCATGAGTGAAGAAGAGGCAACGGACGAACGTTCTTTTGCTAATAAACCGATTTTAGCAAGAATGTTTGTAATTGCAGCTGGTTCAGCTATGAATTTTATTTTACCGATTCTATTACTTTTTGTGGTATTTATGTCGAGTGGTTACGAAAAGCCATTAGAACAACCGATAATTGGGAAAGTTGTACAAAATGCTCCAGCGGCACAAGCGGGATTGCAAGCCGGAGATAAAGTTATAAGAATTAATGAGAAAAGTATTAATAGTTGGCAAGAATTGGTACTGAGTTTAAACACAAATCCTAGCAATAAGAGCTTGGAGTTTACAGTTGTTAGTCAAGGTCAAGAACGTACTGTGAAATTATTGCCTAAGTATGATGAGAAAAGTAGACGAAATCTTATTGGGATTATGCAAGCTACAGAGCTAATTAAGCCTGGTATTGGTGAGGCGGCTGTAATGTCAGTAGAAAGAACTTACAAAGTGGCTATCGGCATGGTAGACGGGTTATTTAGTATGTTAAGAGGTAAAACAGAAGCAGAATTAGCAGGCCCAATTGGGGTTGCCCAGATGGCTGGTGATATTGCTCGCCTTGGGATTATTCCTTTACTAACATTTGCAGCCTTGTTGAGTATTAATTTGGGTGTAATAAATTTATTGCCCATTCCAGTACTAGATGGTGGTCATTTAGTAAATCTTTTAATTGAAGCCGTAAGAGGAAAAGCGCTTAGTGGCAAAGTATTGTATATTACACAAATGATTGGATTTGCTATTTTAATGGCGATAATGCTGTTAGCAACTTCTAAAGATATCGGTAAATTTAACATATTTGGTTAG
- the ispG gene encoding flavodoxin-dependent (E)-4-hydroxy-3-methylbut-2-enyl-diphosphate synthase → MISVERKKTKKIKIGTVEIGGNSLISVQSMTNTKTHDVGATVQQIRELQAAGCDLVRMAIPDQQACAAIGAIKAQVNVPLIADIHFDYRLALGAIEQGIDALRLNPGNISETEKVKQVVLAAKTAKIPIRIGVNAGSLPKDLLGKYGHPTAEAMVEAATRHIKILQAYDFEDIKVSLKAHDVQLTLAAYRKMAETYDYPLHLGITEAGTINSGIIKSAVGIGALLAEGIGDTLRVSLTGNPVHEVRVAREILKALDLRDYGPTLISCPTCGRTNINLEKLALQVEQRLAGISEPIKVAVMGCIVNGPGEAREADIGIAGGIAEGLIFKKGEVLRKVPEAQLIGELFKEIDILIAERKI, encoded by the coding sequence ATGATAAGTGTGGAAAGAAAAAAGACCAAGAAAATTAAAATAGGCACGGTTGAAATAGGTGGTAACTCCTTAATTAGTGTACAGTCGATGACCAATACGAAAACTCATGATGTTGGAGCGACTGTTCAGCAAATTCGAGAATTGCAAGCGGCTGGTTGTGATTTGGTGCGGATGGCGATTCCAGATCAACAAGCCTGTGCTGCTATTGGGGCGATCAAGGCTCAAGTAAATGTGCCCTTGATTGCGGATATTCACTTTGATTATCGATTAGCTTTAGGTGCGATTGAACAAGGTATTGATGCTTTAAGATTAAATCCTGGGAATATTAGTGAAACAGAAAAAGTAAAGCAGGTTGTACTGGCGGCAAAAACAGCAAAAATTCCGATTAGAATTGGGGTTAATGCTGGATCGTTACCAAAAGATTTATTGGGAAAATATGGACATCCTACAGCAGAGGCGATGGTCGAAGCGGCTACCCGCCATATTAAAATTTTACAGGCTTATGATTTTGAAGATATAAAAGTATCTTTAAAGGCTCATGATGTGCAGCTTACTTTAGCGGCTTATAGAAAAATGGCAGAGACTTATGACTATCCTTTGCATTTGGGGATAACGGAAGCGGGAACCATTAATTCTGGGATTATTAAATCGGCGGTGGGAATTGGTGCTTTGTTAGCAGAGGGAATCGGTGATACTTTGCGTGTGTCTTTAACTGGCAACCCCGTACATGAAGTGCGCGTTGCTAGAGAAATTTTAAAGGCTTTAGATTTACGTGACTATGGACCGACGCTTATTTCTTGTCCCACTTGTGGGCGAACTAATATTAACTTAGAAAAATTAGCTTTGCAAGTTGAACAGCGCTTAGCTGGAATTAGTGAACCGATAAAGGTTGCTGTAATGGGCTGCATAGTGAATGGTCCAGGTGAAGCACGCGAAGCTGATATTGGTATTGCGGGTGGAATTGCTGAAGGGTTGATTTTTAAAAAAGGTGAGGTTTTGAGAAAAGTACCCGAAGCTCAATTAATCGGCGAGTTGTTTAAAGAAATAGATATTTTGATTGCAGAAAGGAAGATTTAA